The genomic DNA TATCACAATTACTTCTGCTGCAACTACAGCTCAATGGAAAGGTCACCGTGTAAACATCATTGATACTCCAGGACACGTAGACTTCACAGTAGAAGTAGAACGTTCTTTACGCGTACTTGATGGTGCGGTAGCAGTACTTGATGCACAATCTGGTGTAGAACCACAAACAGAAACTGTTTGGCGTCAGGCTACTACTTACGGTGTACCTCGTATCGTATTCGTTAACAAAATGGATAAGATCGGTGCAGATTTCTTATACTCTGTAGGAACAATCCACGATCGTTTACAAGCAAACGCACATCCAATTCAGTTACCAATCGGTGCTGAAGATGAGTTCAATGGTATCATTGATCTTGTTGAAGAGTGTGCTTACATGTACGGTAACGATTTAGGAACAGACATCGAGCGTGTCGAAATTCCTGAAGAGCACAAAGAACTAGCTGAAGAATACCGTGGAAAGCTTATTGAAGCGGTAGCTGAGCTTGATGAAGAAATGATGATGAAGTACCTAGAAGGTGAAGAAATCACTGTAGAAGAGCTTAAAGCTGGTATCCGTAAGGCTACAACTTCTGTAGAATTCTTCCCAGTAATCTGTGGTTCTGCATTCAAAAACAAAGGTGTTCAAATCCTGTTAGACGCAGTTATCGACTACCTACCATCTCCATTAGATGTACCTGCTATTAAAGGTACTCTTCCGGATACAGATGAAGAAGTAGAACGTAAGTCTAGCGATGAAGAACCATTCGCAGCTCTAGCATTCAAAATCATGACTGACCCTTATGTTGGTAAGTTAACGTTCTTCCGTGTGTACTCTGGTGTGTTAAACTCTGGATCATACGTGAAAAACTCAACTAAAGGTAAGCGTGAGCGTGTAGGACGTATCCTACAAATGCACGCTAACAGCCGTGAAGAGATTTCAACAGTTTACGCTGGTGATATCGCTGCTGCTGTAGGTTTAAAAGATACTACTACTGGTGATACTCTTTGTGACGAGAAGAGTCTTGTTATCCTTGAGTCTATGGAATTCCCAGAGCCAGTTATCTCTGTAGCTATCGAACCAAAATCTAAAGCTGACCAAGATAAAATGGGTACAGCATTATCTAAGCTTTCTGAAGAAGATCCAACATTCCGTGCTCACACTGACCAAGAAACTGGCCAAACTATCATCGCTGGTATGGGTGAACTTCACCTTGATATCATCGTTGACCGTATGCGCCGTGAATTCAAAGTCGAAGCAAACGTTGGTGCTCCTCAGGTAGCATACCGTGAAACTTTCCGCGCTGCTGCGAAAGTTGAAGGTAAGTTTGCTCGTCAATCTGGTGGACGTGGACAATTCGGTCACGTTTGGATTGAGTTTGCACCTAACGAAGAAGGTAAAGGATTTGAATTCGAAAACAAAATCGTCGGCGGTGTAGTTCCACGTGAATACATCCCAGCTGTTGGAGCGGGTCTTGAAGACTCACTTAAAAATGGTGTACTAGCTGGTTACCCACTAGTTGACATTAAAGCAGCATTAGTTGACGGTTCTTACCATGATGTCGATTCATCTGAGATGGCGTTCAAAATCGCTGCATCTATGGCACTTAAAGCTGCGGTTTCTAAATGTAACCCAGTAATTCTTGAGCCAATGATGAAAGTTGAAGTTGTAATCCCTGAAGAATACATGGGAGACATCATGGGTGACGTAACATCTCGTCGTGGACGTGTAGAAGGTATGGAAGCTCGCGGTAACGCACAAGTTGTTCGCGCTATGGTTCCGCTTTCTGAAATGTTCGGTTATGCGACAGCATTACGTTCTAACACTCAAGGACGCGGAACATTCTCAATGACATTTGATCATTATGAAGAAGTACCGAAGTCTGTTTCAGAAGAAATTATTAAAAAAAATAAAGGCGAATAATTGATTTTTATCAATTGTTCGAGTATAACTACTTATGTAAGCTTAGAAAGTGGGACGTAAGTTTCGCTTTCTAGTCTAAATATAAAATAACCTATATAAACTAAGGAGGAATTTAGAATGGCTAAAGCTAAATTCGAACGTTCTAAACCCCATGTTAACATCGGTACAATCGGCCACGTTGACCATGGTAAAACTACATTAACTGCTGCGATCACTACAGTTCTTGCAAAAGCTGGTGGTGCTGAAGCACGCGGATACGATCAAATCGACGCTGCTCCAGAAGAAAGAGAGCGCGGAATCACAATCTCAACTGCACACGTTGAGTACGAAACTGAAACTCGTCACTATGCACACGTTGACTGCCCAGGTCACGCTGACTATGTTAAAAACATGATCACTGGTGCTGCTCAAATGGACGGCGGTATCTTAGTAGTATCTGCTGCTGATGGCCCAATGCCTCAAACACGTGAGCACATCCTTCTTTCTCGTCAAGTAGGTGTTCCTTACATCGTTGTATTCTTAAACAAATGCGACATGGTTGACGACGAAGAATTATTAGAATTAGTAGAAATGGAAGTTCGTGACCTATTATCTGAATACGGATTCCCAGGCGACGACATTCCTGTAATCAAAGGTTCTGCTCTTAAAGCTCTTCAAGGAGAAGCTGATTGGGAAGCAAAAATCATTGAATTAATGACTGAAGTTGATGCTTACATCCCAACTCCAGAACGTGAAACTGACAAACCATTCTTAATGCCTATCGAGGATGTATTCTCTATCACAGGTCGTGGTACAGTTGCAACTGGTCGTGTAGAGCGCGGAATCGTTAAAGTTGGTGACGTAGTAGAAATCATCGGTCTTGCTGAAGAGAATGCTTCTACAACTGTAACTGGTGTAGAAATGTTCCGTAAACTTCTTGACCAAGCTCAAGCTGGAGACAACATCGGTGCTCTTCTTCGTGGGGTTGCTCGTGAAGACATCCAACGTGGACAAGTTCTTGCTAAAACTGGCTCTGTAAAAGCACACGCTAAATTCAAAGCTGAAGTTTTCGTATTATCTAAAGAAGAAGGTGGACGTCACACTCCATTCTTCGCTAACTACCGTCCTCAGTTCTACTTCCGTACAACTGACGTAACTGGTATCATCCAATTACCAGAAGGTACTGAAATGGTAATGCCTGGTGACAACATCGAAATGACTATCGAACTTATCGCTCCAATCGCTATCGAAGAGGGAACTAAATTCTCTATTCGTGAAGGTGGACGTACAGTAGGTTACGGTGTAGTTGCTACTATCGTTGAGTAATCTTAACTGATATAAAACCCCCCAAGGGATTTCCCTTGGGGGTTTTATTTGTGTTTATATAATGAATTGGATGATATCTTTATGTTTTGACGAGTTTCTTCTATAGTATATAAAAACATTAAAACGAAACCCAAAAACTGTAAAATGAATTCTAGTAGATGAAAACTTGAAATTCTTTAAAGTGCCATGTATAATAGCAAAAGTAGAGAAAAGCAGATGCAAACAAAAAGATGCTTGCATCTAGACTAATAACATTGTATAATAGACAATGTTGGTCTTTGACTGCGATGAAGTGGAAGGTTGCTGACACACCCGGCCGCTTTGCCATGGCATGGTGTGGGGAAATTTCCATGGAGAAGGTCTATTTTAGAAATAGGCGAACGAAGGAGGGAAAATAATGGCAAAAGAAAAAATTCGTATCCGTTTAAAAGCTTATGATCACCGTATTCTTGATCAATCAGCTGAGAAAATTGTAGAAACAGCTAAGCGTTCTGGGGCAACAGTTTCTGGTCCGATCCCATTACCAACTGAGAAGACTATTTATACAATTCTTCGTGCTGTTCATAAGTACAAAGATTCTCGTGAGCAATTCGAAATGCGCACACACAAACGTTTAATCGATATCGTGAGTCCTACTCCACAAACAGTAGATTCATTAATGCGTTTAGACTTACCGTCTGGTGTAGATATCGAAATTAAACTATAAATTATATAACTTAAAAATGTAGGAGGTGTAACTCATGACCAAAGGAATCTTAGGAAGAAAGATCGGTATGACTCAAGTATTTGCTGAGAACGGTGAGTTAATCCCAGTAACAGTTATCGCTGCTAATCCAAACGTTGTTCTTCAAAAGAAAACAACTGAAACTGATGGCTACAATGCAATCCAGTTAGGATTTGAAGATAAACGTGAAAAGTTAACTAACAAACCTGAACAAGGCCACACTGCTAAAGCATCTACAACTCCTAAGCGCTTCATTCGCGAAATCCGCGATGCAGACGTGGACGGATTAGAGGTTGGTCAAGAGGTAAAAGTTGAAGTTTTCGCTGCAGGTGAAATCGTTGACGTAACAGGAATTTCTAAAGGTAAAGGTTTCCAAGGTGTTATCAAACGCCACGGACAATCTCGCGGACCTATGTCTCATGGTTCTCGCTATCACCGTCGTCCAGGTTCAATGGGCCCAGTTGCTCCGAACCGTGTATTCAAAGGCAAAAAACTTGCTGGACGTATGGGTGGAGACCAAGTTACTATCCAAAACTTAGAAATCGTTCAAGTTGACACTGAGCGCAACTTATTACTAGTAAAAGGTAACGTTCCAGGTGCTAAGAAATCTCTTGTAGTTGTTCAAGGCGCTGTGAAGGTTAGCAAATAATTCACAATAGGAAGGAGGAATTCCAATGCCAAAAGTTACTGTATATAACCAAACTGGTTCACAGGTTGGTGAAATCGAATTAGCTGAAGCTATTTTCGGTATCGAACCAAATGAAGCTGTACTTTTCGAAGCTGTAATGATGCAACGTGCATCTTTACGTCAAGGTACACACAAAGTAAAAACTCGTTCTGAAGTTCGCGGTGGTGGTCGTAAACCATGGCGTCAAAAAGGAACTGGACGTGCTCGTCAAGGGTCTATCCGTTCTCCTCAATGGCGTGGTGGTGGTACGGTATTCGGACCTACACCAAGAAGCTATGCGTACAAACTTCCTAAGAAGGTTCGTCGTTTAGCAATTAAATCTGCATTAGCTACTAAAGTAGTTGAGAACAACATTGTAGTTCTTGAAGACCTAGTATTAAATGCACCAAAAACAAAAGACATGCTAGCAGTACTTAAAGGATTAACTGTTGAGAAGAAAGCTCTTATCGTAACTGCTGATGCAAACGAATCTGTAGAGTTATCTGCTCGCAATATCCCTGGAGTAACAGTAATCACTGCTGATGGCGTAAACGTTTTAGACGTGCTTCATCATGATAAGCTAATCATGACAAAAGCGGCAGTGGAAAAAGTAGAGGAGGTGCTTGCATAATGAGAGATCCTCGTGATATCATTAAGCGCCCAGTTATCACTGAACGTTCTATGGAAATGATGGCTGAAAAAAAATACACGTTCGATGTGGACGTTAAATCTAATAAAACAGAAGTTAAAGATGCTCTTGAAGCGATCTTTGGTGTTAAAGTAGAAAAAGTGAACATCATGAACTACAAGCCGAAAGCAAAACGCGTTGGTCGTCACGCTGGTTTTACTAGCCGTCGTCGTAAAGCAATCGTTAAGCTAACTGCTGACAGCAAAGAAATCGAAATCTTCCAAGGCGTTTAATTCTTACTAAAGAAGGAGGGAAATTGAGATGGGAATTAAAAAGTATAATCCAACTACTAACGGTCGTCGTAATATGACTACGAATGATTTCGCTGAAATCACGACTGACAGACCCGAAAAGTCTTTACTTGCTCCTTTAAGCAAGAAGGCTGGTCGTAATAACCAAGGTAAAATTACTGTACGTCATCAAGGTGGCGGACATAAGCGTCAATACCGTATCATCGACTTTAAGCGTAACAAAGATGGAATTCCAGGACGCGTTGCTACGATCGAATACGATCCAAACCGCTCTGCGAATATCGCATTAATTAACTACGTTGACGGTGAAAAACGTTACATTCTTGCTCCTAAATCATTAGAAGTAGGTATGGAAGTTATGTCTGGCCCAGAAGCTGACATCAAAATCGGTAACGCATTACCATTAATCAACATTCCAGTAGGTACTGTTGTTCATAACATCGAGCTTAAGCCTGGTCGTGGCGGACAATTAGTTCGTTCTGCTGGTACATCTGCTCAAGTACTTGGTAAAGAAGGTAAATACGTACTTGTACGTTTAACTTCTGGTGAAGTACGTCTTGTATTATCTGCTTGTCGCGCTTCAATCGGTCAAGTAGGTAACGAACAACATGAACTTATCAAAATCGGTAAAGCAGGTCGCTCTCGCTGGTTAGGTAAACGCCCAACAGTTCGTGGTTCTGTAATGAACCCGGTTGATCACCCACACGGTGGTGGTGAAGGTCGTTCTCCAATCGGACGTAAGTCTCCAATGTCTCCATGGGGTAAACCAACTCTTGGATTCAAGACTCGTAAGAAAAACAAAGCGTCTGACAAATTTATCGTTCGTCGTCGTAAAAAATAATGGGATTGTAGTACGGTTCATTTCTAGAACCGTACGCCAATCACGAAGGGAGGCACCAAAATGGCTCGTAGCTTAAAAAAGGCCATTTGTCGATGATCACTTAATGAGCAAAATGGAAAAATTAGTTGCATCTGAGCAAAAACAAGTTGTTAAAACTTGGTCTCGCCGTTCAACAATCTTCCCTCAGTTCATCGGACACACAATCGCTGTATATGATGGTCGTAAACACGTACCTGTGTACATCACTGAGGATATGGTTGGCCATAAGTTAGGTGAATTCGCACCAACTCGTACGTATAAAGGTCACCTTGCTGACGATAAGAAAACTAGAAGATAATGAGAGGAGGCACTTCAATGCAAGCTAAAGCAGTAGCGAGAACAGTTCGTATTGCTCCTCGTAAAGTTCGTTTAGTAGTAGACTTAATCCGAGGTAAGCAAGTGGGTGAAGCGATTGCTATCCTTAACCACACACCAAAAACTGCTTCTCCAGTTGTAGAAAAAGTTTTAAAATCTGCAATCGCAAATGCAGAGCACAATTATGAGATGGATATTAACAACCTAGTTGTTGAAAAAGTCTTCGTTGACGAAGGTCCAACGTTGAAACGTTTCCGTCCACGTGCAATGGGTCGTGCAAGCCAAATTAACAAACGCACAAGCCACATCACAGTTGTGGTATCAGAAAAGAAGGAGGGATAATCGATGGGTCAAAAGGTTAATCCAATTGGTCTTCGTGTCGGTGTTATCCGTGACTGGGAATCTCGTTGGTTCGCTGAGAAAGATTACGCTACATTATTACATGAAGACATCAAAATCCGTGAGTACATTAATGTACGCTTAAAAGATTCTGCTGTTGCTAAAGTAGAAATCGAACGTGCAGCAAATCGTGTAAATGTTACAATTCACACTGCAAAACCTGGTATGGTAATTGGTAAAGGTGGTACTGAAGTTGAAGCACTTCGTAAAGCTCTTAACCAATTAACAGGCAAGCGTGTACACATCAACATTTTAGAAGTTAAGAGAGCTGATCTTAACGCTAAATTAGTAGGCGAAAACATCGCTCGTCAATTAGAAAACCGTGTATCATTCCGTCGTGCACAAAAGCAAGTTATTCAACGTGCTATGCGTGCAGGTGCTAAAGGTATTAAAACACAGGTTTCTGGTCGTCTTGGCGGAGCTGATATCGCTCGTGCAGAATCTTACAGTGAAGGAACTGTTCCACTTCATACACTTCGCGCTGATATTGACTATGCAGCAGTTGAAGCTGATACAACATACGGTAAATTAGGCGTAAAAGTATGGATCTACCGTGGAGAAGTCCTTCCTACAAAAAAGAAAGCTTCTGAGGAAGGAGGAAAATAATATGTTAATGCCAAAACGCGTAAAATATCGTAGAGAGCATCGTGGTAAAATGCGTGGTCGTGCTAAAGGTGGAACTGAAATTGCTTTCGGTGAATTCGGTTTACAAGCACAAGCTGCTTCATGGATTACAAACCGTCAAATCGAAGCTGCTCGTCGTGCAATGACTCGTTACATGAAACGTGGCGGTAAAGTATGGATTAAAATTTTCCCTTCTAAACCTTACACTGCAAAACCTCTAGAAGTACGTATGGGTTCCGGTAAAGGGGCACCAGAAGGCTGGGTAGCAGTAGTAAAACCTGGGAAAATTATGTTCGAAATCGCGGGTGTATCTGAAGAGGTAGCACGCGAAGCATTACGTCTTGCAGCTCACAAGTTACCTGTGAAATGTAAATTCGTAAAACGTGAAGAAAATGGTGGTGAATCTAATGAAAACTAATGATATTCGTGAATTAACCACTGCCGAAATCGAAACAAAAGTTAAAGCTTTAAAGGAAGAGTTGTTTAATCTTCGCTTCCAACTTGCTACAGGACAATTAGAGAATCCAACTCGCATTCGTGAAGTGCGTAAAGCAATTGCTCGTATGAAAACTGTAGTTCGTGAAAGAGAGATCGGAATTAATCGATAAATTGAGGGGAGGTTTGCATAGTGAGCGAACGTAACCAACGCAAAGTTTATACTGGTCGTGTAGTGTCTGACAAAATGGACAAAACGATTACAGTTTTAGTTGAAACTTACAAAACTCATTCCTTGTACGGAAAACGTGTTAAGTATTCTAAGAAGTACAAAGCCCATGATGAGCAAAACCAAGCGAAACTTGGCGATATCGTTAAAATCATGGAAACTCGCCCGCTTTCTGCTACTAAGCGTTTCCGTTTAGTTGAAATCGTTGAAGAAGCGGTTATTATCTAAATAGACGAATCGGAATTTTTAGTCCGAAGGGAGGTTTCATAACATGATCCAACAAGAATCTCGTTTGAAAGTTGCTGACAACTCTGGTGCACGTGAACTTTTAACAATTAAAGTATTAGGCGGCTCTGGTCGTAAATATGCTAACATTGGTGACATTATCGTTGCTACGGTAAAACAAGCAACACCAGGTGGCGTTGTTAAAAAAGGTGACGTTGTTAAAGCAGTAGTAGTACGTACGAAGAGCGGAGCTCGTCGTCCGGACGGTTCTTACATCAAATTTGATGAAAACGCAGCGGTTATCATTAAAGACGATAAGAGCCCACGTGGTACTCGTATCTTCGGACCAGTAGCTCGTGAATTACGTGATAGCAACTTCATGAAGATCGTTTCTTTAGCTCCAGAAGTTCTATAATTTAAGGTATTGCCTTGCTAAGGAGGTGCAGAATTAAGATGCATGTAAAAAAAGGTGATAAAGTACAGGTAATCACTGGTAAAGACAAAGGAAAACAAGGCGTTATCCTTGTGGCTTTCCCAAAGCAAAACCGTGTTATCGTTGAGGGTGTTAACATCGTTAAAAAACACTCTAAGCCATCTCAATTAAATCCACAAGGTGGAATTATTACTAAAGAAGCACCTATTCACGTTTCTAACGTTATGATTTTAGATCCGAAAACAGGTGAACCTACTCGCGTAGGCTTCAAAGTAGAAGATGGTAAAAAAGTTCGTATTGCAAAAAAATCTGGTGAATTATTAGATAAATAATTTTCTTAAGAAAGGAGGTCACTTCATTGAATCGCCTTAAAGAGAAGTTCCAAAAGGAAATTACTCCTGCTCTAGTGAGCAAGTTTAACTATAAATCTGTGATGGAAGTACCGAAAATCGAAAAGATCGTAATCAACACTGGTGTTGGTGACGCGGTATCTAACTCAAAAGCTTTAGACAATGCAGTAGAAGAATTAACACAAATCGCAGGTCAAAAACCTGTTGTAACTCGTGCTAAAAAATCAATCGCTGGTTTCCGTCTTCGTGAAGGTATGCCAATCGGTGCGAAAGTAACTTTACGCGGCGAGCAAATGTATGAGTTCTTCGACAAATTAGTATCGGTTTCTTTACCACGTGTACGTGATTTCCGTGGTGTTTCTAAGAAATCATTCGATGGTCGTGGGAATTACACATTAGGTGTTAAAGAGCAACTTATCTTCCCTGAGATTGATTATGATAAAGTAAGCAAAGTACGCGGTATGGACATCGTAATCGTTACTACAGCGAAAACTGATGAAGAAGCTCGTGAACTTTTAACACAATTCGGTATGCCATTCCAAAAATAATGGAAGCCAACGCTAAGTAGAGGAGGCGAAAACGTGGCTAAAAAATCTATGATAGCGAAACAAAAGCGTACTCCTAAGTTTAAAGTACAAGAGTATACACGTTGCGAACGCTGCGGTCGTCCGCATTCTGTATACCGCAAATTTAAACTTTGCCGTATTTGTTTCCGTGAACTTGCATATAAAGGTCAAATTCCTGGTGTTAAAAAAGCTAGTTGGTAAAACCCACAAATGGGAAGGAGGTAAAACACATGGTGATGACAGATCCAATTGCAGACATGCTTACTCGCATCCGTAATGCGAACATGGTACGTCATGAGAAATTAGAGGTTCCTGCTTCTAAAATCAAAAAAGAGATCGCTGAACTTTTAAAACGTGAAGGTTTCATTCGTGATGTAGAATACATCGAGGATAACAAACAAGGTATCCTTCGTATTTTCCTGAAATATGGTGCAAACAATGAACGTGTAATCACTGGATTAAAACGTATCAGTAAACCTGGCTTACGCGTTTACGCTAAAGCTGACGAAGTACCACGTGTACTTAACGGATTAGGTATCGCTCTTGTTTCTACATCTAAGGGAGTAATGACAGACAAAGACGCTCGTCAATTACAAACTGGTGGAGAAGTAGTAGCATACGTTTGGTAATATATATTTAAAACGAACGGAGGTGTGACCACATGTCTCGTATTGGTAAAAAGATTCTTGAAATCCCTGCAGGTGTTACTATTACAATTGCAGAAGACAATACTGTAACAGTAAAAGGCCCTAAAGGTGAATTAACTCGTAAATTCAATGCTGATATGTCTATCAAAATTGAAGAAAATACACTAACAGTTGAGCGTCCATCTGAACAGAAGGAACACCGTGCATTACACGGTACAACTCGTGCTTTAATCGGAAACATGGTTGAAGGTGTAACTGCAGGTTTCGCACGCGGACTTGAATTAGTCGGTGTTGGTTACCGTGCTCAAAAACAAGGAGATAAACTTGTTTTAAGCGTAGGTTATTCTCATCCAGTAGAAATGACTCCGGAAGCAGGTCTTGAAGTTGAAGTACCTGCACCAACTAAAATCGTAATTAAAGGTATCGACAAGCAACGTGTTGGCGAATTTGCTGCTAACATCCGTGCTGTACGTGCTCCTGAGCCTTACAAAGGTAAAGGTATTCGTTACGAAGGCGAAGTTGTTCGTCGTAAAGAAGGTAAAACTGCTAAGTAAACCCGTTAGGTGAGAGAAAGGAGTGACAAGAAAATGATCACTAAAGCTGATAAAAATGCGACTCGTAAGAAAAGACATGCACGTGTACGTGCTAAACTTACTGGTACTGCAGAGCGTCCACGTTTAAACGTGTTCCGTTCTAACCAACATATTTACGCTCAAGTTATTGATGATGTGAATGGTGTAACGTTAGTAAGTGCATCTACTCTTGATAAAGACCTTGCTCTTAACGGTACTAGCAATACTGAAGCTGCTACGAAAGTTGGAGAATCAGTTGCTAAGCGTGCTGTAGAGAAAGGCGTTAAAGAAGTAGTATTCGATCGCGGTGGTTACTTATACCATGGCCGTGTTAAAGCTCTAGCTGAAGCTGCTCGTGAGGCTGGATTACAATTTTAATGGTCAAAGGAGGGAAAATTGATGCATCGCATTGACCCAAGTAAATTAGAACTTGAAGAACGTGTAGTTACGATAAATCGTGTCGCGAAAGTTGTTAAGGGTGGTCGTCGTTTCCGCTTTGCTGCACTAGTTGTAGTTGGCGATAAAAACGGTCATGTTGGATTCGGTACTGGTAAAGCACAAGAGGTACCAGACGCAATTCGCAAAGCTATCGAAGACGCTAAGAAAAATTTAATCGCTGTACCATTAGTTGGTACAACAATTCCACACACAATCAACGGTCACTTTGGAGCTGGTGAAGTATTCTTAAAACCTGCTGCTGAGGGTACTGGTGTTATTGCTGGTGGACCTGTTCGTGCGGTTCTTGAATTAGCTGGTGTACAAGATATTCTTTCGAAATCTCTTGGTTCTAACACACCAATCAACATGATTCGCGCTACTGTGAACGGATTAAGCGAACTTAAGCGCGCTGAAGATGTTGCAAAATTACGCGGTAAATCTGTAGAAGAGCTACTAGGTTAAGGAGGGAAAACAAATGGCGAAAAAGTTAGAAATTACCCTCACTCGTAGTGTAATTGGTCGTCCACAAGATCAACGTGCGACGGTAGAAGCTTTAGGTCTTAAAAAGTTGAATTCAACTGTAGTTAAGGAAGAAACTCCTGCTATTCTTGGTATGATCAACAAAGTTTCTCACCTTTTAACTGTAAAAGAAGCTTAAGGATAACTCATTAATATAAGGAGGTGCCTGGGAATGAAACTTCATGAATTAAAACCTGCAGAAGGTTCTCGTAAAGTACGTAACCGTGTCGGTCGTGGTATCGGTTCTGGTAACGGTAAAACTGCTGGTAAAGGTCATAAAGGACAAAACGCACGTTCTGGTGGCGGTGTTCGTCTTGGCTTCGAAGGTGGTCAAACTCCATTATTCCGTCGTTTACCAAAACGCGGCTTCACAAACATTAACCGTAAAGAGTTTACTATTGTAAACTTATCAACGTTAAATCGTTTTGAAGATGGTACAGAAGTAACACCTGAATTATTGCTGGAAACTGGCGTTATCAGCAAGTTAAACGACGGTGTTAAAATTCTTGCAAGCGGAGCAGTAGAGAAAAAACTAACTGTTAAAGCGCACAAGTTCTCTTCAAGTGCTAAAGAAGCAATTGAAGCAGCTGGCGGATCAGTTGAGGTGATCTAATGTTTCGTACAATCTCCAACTTTATGCGCGTTGCTGAGATAAGACGTAAAATATTATTCACTTTAGCGATGTTAATCGTATTCAGGATTGGCACGTTTATCCCAGTGCCATTTACAAATGGAGACGTACTGAAAGCACAAGACCAATTAAATGCTTTAGGCATCCTAAATACATTTGGCGGTGGCGCCTTGAAAAACTTCTCCATCTTCGCGATGGGAATCATGCCGTATATTACAGCATCCATCATCGTGCAATTATTGCAGATGGATGTTGTTCCTAAATTTTCGGAATGGTCGAAGCAAGGTGAAATGGGCCGTCGTAAACTAACGCAATTCACGCGTTACTTTACAATTGTTCTTGCGTTTATTCAGGGGTTTGGTATGTCAATCGGTTTTAACGGTATGGTAGGTGGGCAATTAATTTTGAATCCTGGTTGGAGCACTTATTTATACATTGCTACGGTACTGACTGCTGGTACTGCATTTTTAATGTGGTTAGGCGAACAGATTACAGCTAAAGGTGTAGGTAATGGTATTTCCATCCTTATCTTTGGCGGTATTGCTGCAGCGATACCAAGTGTTATATCTCAAGTGTATCAACAA from Bacillus cereus G9842 includes the following:
- the tuf gene encoding elongation factor Tu, which gives rise to MAKAKFERSKPHVNIGTIGHVDHGKTTLTAAITTVLAKAGGAEARGYDQIDAAPEERERGITISTAHVEYETETRHYAHVDCPGHADYVKNMITGAAQMDGGILVVSAADGPMPQTREHILLSRQVGVPYIVVFLNKCDMVDDEELLELVEMEVRDLLSEYGFPGDDIPVIKGSALKALQGEADWEAKIIELMTEVDAYIPTPERETDKPFLMPIEDVFSITGRGTVATGRVERGIVKVGDVVEIIGLAEENASTTVTGVEMFRKLLDQAQAGDNIGALLRGVAREDIQRGQVLAKTGSVKAHAKFKAEVFVLSKEEGGRHTPFFANYRPQFYFRTTDVTGIIQLPEGTEMVMPGDNIEMTIELIAPIAIEEGTKFSIREGGRTVGYGVVATIVE
- the rplV gene encoding 50S ribosomal protein L22 — encoded protein: MQAKAVARTVRIAPRKVRLVVDLIRGKQVGEAIAILNHTPKTASPVVEKVLKSAIANAEHNYEMDINNLVVEKVFVDEGPTLKRFRPRAMGRASQINKRTSHITVVVSEKKEG
- the fusA gene encoding elongation factor G; the encoded protein is MTREFSLENTRNIGIMAHIDAGKTTATERILYYTGRIHKIGETHEGASQMDWMEQEQERGITITSAATTAQWKGHRVNIIDTPGHVDFTVEVERSLRVLDGAVAVLDAQSGVEPQTETVWRQATTYGVPRIVFVNKMDKIGADFLYSVGTIHDRLQANAHPIQLPIGAEDEFNGIIDLVEECAYMYGNDLGTDIERVEIPEEHKELAEEYRGKLIEAVAELDEEMMMKYLEGEEITVEELKAGIRKATTSVEFFPVICGSAFKNKGVQILLDAVIDYLPSPLDVPAIKGTLPDTDEEVERKSSDEEPFAALAFKIMTDPYVGKLTFFRVYSGVLNSGSYVKNSTKGKRERVGRILQMHANSREEISTVYAGDIAAAVGLKDTTTGDTLCDEKSLVILESMEFPEPVISVAIEPKSKADQDKMGTALSKLSEEDPTFRAHTDQETGQTIIAGMGELHLDIIVDRMRREFKVEANVGAPQVAYRETFRAAAKVEGKFARQSGGRGQFGHVWIEFAPNEEGKGFEFENKIVGGVVPREYIPAVGAGLEDSLKNGVLAGYPLVDIKAALVDGSYHDVDSSEMAFKIAASMALKAAVSKCNPVILEPMMKVEVVIPEEYMGDIMGDVTSRRGRVEGMEARGNAQVVRAMVPLSEMFGYATALRSNTQGRGTFSMTFDHYEEVPKSVSEEIIKKNKGE
- the rplC gene encoding 50S ribosomal protein L3 is translated as MTKGILGRKIGMTQVFAENGELIPVTVIAANPNVVLQKKTTETDGYNAIQLGFEDKREKLTNKPEQGHTAKASTTPKRFIREIRDADVDGLEVGQEVKVEVFAAGEIVDVTGISKGKGFQGVIKRHGQSRGPMSHGSRYHRRPGSMGPVAPNRVFKGKKLAGRMGGDQVTIQNLEIVQVDTERNLLLVKGNVPGAKKSLVVVQGAVKVSK
- the rplB gene encoding 50S ribosomal protein L2, with the protein product MGIKKYNPTTNGRRNMTTNDFAEITTDRPEKSLLAPLSKKAGRNNQGKITVRHQGGGHKRQYRIIDFKRNKDGIPGRVATIEYDPNRSANIALINYVDGEKRYILAPKSLEVGMEVMSGPEADIKIGNALPLINIPVGTVVHNIELKPGRGGQLVRSAGTSAQVLGKEGKYVLVRLTSGEVRLVLSACRASIGQVGNEQHELIKIGKAGRSRWLGKRPTVRGSVMNPVDHPHGGGEGRSPIGRKSPMSPWGKPTLGFKTRKKNKASDKFIVRRRKK
- the rplW gene encoding 50S ribosomal protein L23, whose amino-acid sequence is MRDPRDIIKRPVITERSMEMMAEKKYTFDVDVKSNKTEVKDALEAIFGVKVEKVNIMNYKPKAKRVGRHAGFTSRRRKAIVKLTADSKEIEIFQGV
- the rpsJ gene encoding 30S ribosomal protein S10, translated to MAKEKIRIRLKAYDHRILDQSAEKIVETAKRSGATVSGPIPLPTEKTIYTILRAVHKYKDSREQFEMRTHKRLIDIVSPTPQTVDSLMRLDLPSGVDIEIKL
- the rplD gene encoding 50S ribosomal protein L4 codes for the protein MPKVTVYNQTGSQVGEIELAEAIFGIEPNEAVLFEAVMMQRASLRQGTHKVKTRSEVRGGGRKPWRQKGTGRARQGSIRSPQWRGGGTVFGPTPRSYAYKLPKKVRRLAIKSALATKVVENNIVVLEDLVLNAPKTKDMLAVLKGLTVEKKALIVTADANESVELSARNIPGVTVITADGVNVLDVLHHDKLIMTKAAVEKVEEVLA